GCCTTTGAGAATGCCGGCGCTACCATAAGTGGTGCAGAAGCAGCTTATGTTGCTATGAAAAGAAAAGGCCGTATGGATGATACTTATAAATTCATCGCTTTCGGGGGGGATGGAGGAACTTATGATATAGGCCTCCAATCGCTGTCCGGAGCAATGGAAAGAGGACATGACATGGTATATGTATGCTATGATAATGAAGCCTACATGAATACCGGAATACAAAGGTCCTCCAGCACTCCAAAATATTGTGACACGACTACAAGTCCCCAAGGAACGGTCATTCCTGGTAAACAGCAGTTCAAAAAGGACTTGACTGCAGTAATGATTGCGCACAACATACCCTATGTTGCACAATCTACACTAACCTCGAACTTCAAAGATCTTTATGAAAAATCAGAAAAAGCCATATATACGAAGGGGCCGGCATTCTTAAATGTATTGGCTCCATGCCCAAGAGGATGGAGGTATAATACTCCTGATCTTATGGAAATATTAAAGCTGGCTATAGATACATGCGTCTGGCCATTATATGA
This sequence is a window from Clostridia bacterium. Protein-coding genes within it:
- a CDS encoding thiamine pyrophosphate-dependent enzyme, translated to MAYNLKQVMNKPERLTGGHRMCAGCGAPPTVRTVLRALDPEHHAVCGSATGCLEVSTFLYPYTAWKDSFIHNAFENAGATISGAEAAYVAMKRKGRMDDTYKFIAFGGDGGTYDIGLQSLSGAMERGHDMVYVCYDNEAYMNTGIQRSSSTPKYCDTTTSPQGTVIPGKQQFKKDLTAVMIAHNIPYVAQSTLTSNFKDLYEKSEKAIYTKGPAFLNVLAPCPRGWRYNTPDLMEILKLAIDTCVWPLYEVEDGVWKLNYKPKKKLSVVEYLKPQGRFKHLFTDENKPLIEDIQADVDKKWEELLKKCGESS